GACTGGGAGAGCGTCCGCGACCAGTTCCCGCTCACGCGCGACCGGGTCCACATGGCGACGTTCCTACTCGCCAGCCACCCCCGGCCCGTCGCCGAGGCGATCGCCCGGCACCGCGACGCGTTCGACCGCGACCCCGCACACTACTGGGAAGAGCACTTCATGACGGCCGAGTGGGAACAGCGCGAGGCCGTCGCCGACTACCTCGACTCGGACCCGGCGCTCATCGCCCTCACCGACAGCACGACGATGGGGCTGGGCCTCGTCTACGGCACGCTCCGCCTCGGCGAAGGCGACGAGGTCCTCACGACGCCGCACGACCACTACTCGACGATCTACGCGCTGAAGCACCGCCAGGCGCGCGACGGCATCACGGTCCGGCGCGTGGCTCTCTACGACGACCCGGCCGCGACGGACCCCGACGAGGTCGTCGGGCGGATGCTCGCCGGCGTCACCGACCGGACGCGCGTCGTGGGCGTCACGTGGGCCCACTCCTCGACCGGCGTCAAGCTCCCCATCGCGCGGATGGCCGCCGCGCTCGGCGACGTCAACGTGGGCCGCGACGAGGCCGACCGCGTCCTCCTCGTGGTCGACGGCGTCCACGCGTTCGGGATCGAGGACGAGACGGCGCCCTCGCTCGGCGCCGACGTGCTCATCGCCGGCACGCACAAGTGGATGTTCGGCCCGCGCGGGACGGGCATCGTCCACGCGACGCGCGAGGCGTGGCGTCGGATGACGCCCGTGATCCCGAGCTTCGGCCCGGACGTCGGCGTGTGGCTGGGGGTCGTGCCCCCGGACGTGGTGACGCCGGGCGACACCTTCACGCCAGGCGGGTTCCACTCGTTCGAGCACCGGTGGGCGCTCGGCGAGGCGTTCCGGTTCCATCAGCGGATCGGGAAGGACCGGATCGAGGCGCGGATCCACGGGCTCAACACCCAGGCCAAGGACGCGCTGGCCGGGATGCGCCACGTCCGCCTCCTCACGCCGCGGTCGCCGGAGCTCTCGGCCGGCATCATCACGTTCGAGGTGAAGGGGCATGGGGCAGAGGCGGTCGTCGCGCACCTCCACGAGCGCGGCATCACGGGGAGTTCGAGCCCGTACCCCGTCTCCTATCCCCGGATCGCACCGGGCGCGCTCAACTCTCCGGCCGAGGTTGAGCGGACGGTCGCCGCGATCGCGGAGTTGGGGTAGCTCGCGGGTCTCGACCGCCACGCGCAGCGTCGCTACGTTCGCCCCATGCGCACGCTCCTCCTCGCCGCGCTGGCCGCGCTCTCTGCCAGCCCCGCCCTCGCCCAGCACGACCACGCCCAGCACGCCCCCGAGGTGGGCGATCCGCACGCCGTCGCCGAGGCGTTCGTCGTCACCGGCCTCCGCGTCGACGAAGCCGATCCCCCGGCGGGCAGCGGTGTCGGCCGTGCCGGGCTCCGATACGAGGACGGCGGCTACGTGTCGGTCGTCCACGGGAAGCCGTATGCGCGGGGGCGCCAGGTCTGGGGCGGCCTCGTCGGCTACGATACCGTCTGGGCGGCTGGCGCTCACCGCGCGACGGAGCTCGCGACGACGGTCCCGCTCCTCGTCGGCGGCACGCGCGTCGAGCCCGGCGTCTACGCCCTCTTCGTCACGCCCCGCGCCGACCGGTGGACGCTCCACGTCAACCGCGTCGCGGGCCAGCACCTCGCCGACGAATACGACGCAGCCGCCGACCTCGCCACCGTCGACGCTGCACCGTCGACGCCCGGAACGCCGGCCGAGGGTCTGACGTGGAGTTTTTCCGGCGACGGCCAGTCCCTCACGCTCGCCTGGGCCGACCGCGCCGCCGCGTTCCCGATCTCCCGCGCCCCTTGACCCCGCCCGCCTCGGTACCGAGGCGGGCCGCCTCGCCCCCCATGCCCGGCCCCCACGACGACCAGCCCCTCCTCCACGCCGGCGCCTCTCTCGCGGACGCCTCCGCCGCCGTCGTCCTCGTCCACGGCCGCGGCGACAGCGCGCAGGGCATCCTGGGCCTCGCGCGCGAGTTCGACCGGCCCGACGTCGCGTATCTCGCGCCGCAGGCGGCGGGCGGCGCGTGGTACCCGAACAGCTTCCTCGCCCCGCTCGAAGCCAACGAGCCCGGCCTCTCGTCCGGCATCGCCGCGGTCCTCCGGGCGGTCGCCGAGGCGGAGGCGGCCGGGATCCCACGCGAGCGGGTCGTGCTCGGCGGGTTCAGCCAGGGCGCATGTCTCGCGGCGGAGACGGCGGCGCGAAATGCCGGCCGCTGGGGCGGCGTGTTCGCACTCAGCGGCGGCCTCCTCGGCACCGGCCCGGGGCCGGCCGACGTGCCCCGCCTGCGGGGCATGGGCGGCTCCTACGCCGAAAAGGCGTTCGACTACAGCGGCGACTTCGAGGGCACGCCCGTCTTCCTCGGCTGCTCCGACGTCGACCCGCACATTCCCCTTGTCCGCGTCGAGACGACCGCCGCCGTCTATGCCCGCCTCGGCGCCGAGGTGGACGCCCGCGTGTACCCAGGCATCGGGCACACGATCGTCCATGATGAGATTTTGGCCATCAATAATATTACTGAATACTTGTAATAATATCTTGGAGCAAGTTTATGATATCATGGGAATCTGATTATTGGAGGTGGATTACGGCTCAAAATATCGATTGATATTCTTGTATCACCCTCTCTGCATCTGACTACTTCTTTAGGATGGCCCCCGTAAGCCTCGCAATCAATTCCGTCCATTCTGTACCTTAATCTATAGCTACATATAGTTTTACCTTCAAAATTGTTTGGTCTATCATATCTTACATCTGCATATATTGTGTTGTTCCTGATCTCCTGATCTGATATTTCACAGTTATCTCCAGCCATAACTTCCAGCAGAGTAATGTCGTTTCTTTCGTAAACTTCCCATTTTAATTTTTGTTTTTTGTTCATGTGACCCGTCTTTACGAATCTACATATGCAATAGTCTACAGTTTCATAATAGTCCACATAAATCAACTTGTGGGACAGACTGTATTCCTCTAGATCATAAAATGACTCCAGGTCAAACATGTCGTTCATATTTTCGAGTATCTAATGGATGGCTCGAACGACCTCTCGCATCCCATCGAATGCAGGATCGCCCCGAATCCCGGTGAAGGTGTGTCCTGCTTCTTTCGCGGCTCTCAGAGCAGTAGCTACGCTTTTTCGGTCCCCTAGGAAACCGAACACGCGCGCGGACTCAAACTGAACTTCCGGATCTGAGGGCGCAAGTCGAACCGCCGATAGAGCGTCCTGTCGAGCGCCTTCCGAGTTTCCTAGGCTGTGGCGGTACACGGCGCGCGCGACAAGCAGTGTAGGGTCGTTGGGGTTCACGGCGAGGCCCCGCTCGACTTGGCGGAGCGCACCCCGCATAGCCCGAGTCCACTGAGCGCGCTCTCCAGTCTCCCAGTACGCCGAAGCAAGGTTGCGCCACGTCTCATGGTCTAAGCTGTCGCTCGCCAGAATCTCGCTGTAGCGGCGAACTGCTTCTTTGTGGTCCCCCTGGTAGAGCAAGATGGTTGTCAGATTCTCCAGAGCCGACGGGTGGCTGGGCCGCAGTTCGAGAACTCGCTCGAAAGCTACCCGCGCGCCGTCGTAGTCGCCCGTCGATAATTGAACGGCGCCCAACCCCGAGTACCCCTGGTAGTTGGCACGCGCCAAGTCGATGACACGCTCGAACTGGACACGGGCATCGTCGAGCCGGAGTTGGCCGTAGTAGAACGAACCGAGATGAAAGAAACCCGACCATGACACCGGGTCCCGCCGGACTAGAGCTTGAAGTGTAGCCTCGGCCTGCTCATAGTCTGAGGCGGAGACTTGTGCATCTGCGAGCGCTCGCAGGGCCTCCGCCGTCGAGTCGAGGGCAAGCGCGTCACGGGCACGACGTATGGCGAGGCGATCCTGCCCCGTCGCGAGCGCCAACTGGGACAGTGTGACGAGAACCTCGCCGTTGTCCCCATCTAGGACTCGAGCGCGCTCGGCAGCCCGGCTCGCCAACCCGACTAGTGCCGTGTCGCGCGAGGCGACGTACTTGGCGAGGTACGCCTCACCCAACCGGGCGTAAGCTTCTGCAAACGCCGTATCCGACACGACGGCCTGTTGGAACAGGACGATGGCTCGGTCGACGTCCTCGACCTCGCGGTCACGCTGCAGAAAGCTCAGGCCTTGGAAATAGAAGTTCTGTGCCTCGGGGTCATCGGTGCCGATCGTGAGACGCGCGGCAGTGGCGTCCGAGATCTCGAACTCCAGCATCTCGGCGATCGCCAGGAGCGCGCGGCCCCGGATGCTGCTCTCCTCCGCACGGCCTATCTCGACGGTCTCCGTGTCCAAAATTCGGGACCGCCGGTCCGTCGACACGAGGGCCAGCGTGAGAGAGAGCCGGTCCTCGTCGCGCCAGAGGGTACCGGTGAGCACGAGGTTGACGCCGAGCACCGTCCCGGCCTGCTGGGGCGTGGTCACACGGTGCTCGCGCACGTCGGCGACCGACTCCACAGACATCTCCCGGTCGGGCTGTGCCATCTTCCGGACGCCGTTTGCCAGTTCCTCCGCGAGTCCCTCGGCGAACGCCCGCGCGTCCGGCCCATCGGGCTGGGGCGTCGGAGGGAGCACGGCGAGATGGATCGACGCCGGCAGCGTTGGGCGCGCCGACGCGCGCGACGTCCACAGCCCCAGGCCGAGCAGTCCCACGAGCGCCAGCGCCGCGACCGCCACCGCGCGCCGCGACTGGCGGAGCCAGCCGACCCACGCGGCCATGCCGACCACCTCGGCGGCTGGGGAGACCGGCGCGTCCGAACGAGAAACGCCGACGAGCGCGTCGCCCAGCGCCGCGGCGTCGGCGTACCGGCGGTCGGGGTCTTTCGCGAGGCACCGCATCACGACCGCGTCCACCTCGGGTGGCACGTCGGCGTGGGCGCTTGGGGGCGCGGGCTCCTCGTGGAGGACGGCGTAGAGGACGGCCGCTCCGTAGGGCGCTACGAAGGGGGTCCGGCCGGTTAGCATCTCGTAGAGGACCACGCCGAGGGACCACACGTCGGAGCGTGCGTCCACGCGGCCCCGGGCCTGCTCGGGGGCGGCGTACTCCAGCGTCCCGGCCGTCTCGCCGGTCCGCGTCAGGGACACGTCGGGCACCTTGGCGATCCCGAAGTCGAGCACCTTCGGCGTGCCGTCCTCACACAGGAACACGTTCGACGGCTTGAGGTCGCGGTGGACGATGCCGCGGGCGTGGGCAGCGGCGACGCCGGCCGCGACGCCGCGCGCGATGCGGACGGCCTCCTCGGCGACCACCGGGCCGCGCGCCAGCCGCTCGGCGAGCGTCTCGCCCTCGTAGCACGCCAGCGCGATGTACGGCCGCCCGGCGTCCGTCTCGGCCACCTCGTAGACGGTGCACACGTTGGGGTGGTCGAGCGTCGCGGCGGCCCGGGCCTCGACGAGCAGCCGGGCCGTCGCGGTCTCGTCCCGGCGGCCCGCCGGGAGGAACTTGAGCGCGACCTGACGGCCCAGGCGCGTGTCCTCCGCCCGGTAGACAACGCCCATCCCGCCGCGCCCCAACTCCCCGAGAACCCGATACGGTCCCACCCGCTCGCCGAGCAGGGTCGCCGCGCCGAAAGTGTGAGCCGGTGCGTCCACGACGGGGGACGAATATCTGACCGAACGTACGACGTCAAGCGTCCCCGACCATAGGCCGAGGCCCGCTTTTGTCATCGCCGCAGGCGATTCCTCCTGTGGGCGTAAGCTCTCCCGTCGAAATGACTTCTCCGGTAGGCCCCTCTCCCCTGCCCATGCCGTTCGTCCTCGCCGCCGGCGCCGTCCCCCCGTTCCTCGTCGAGGTCGTGGCCATCGTGGCCGCGGCGGCGCTCGTGGCCTACGTCAGCCAGCGGGTCGGCCTTGTGCCCATCGTGGGCTTCCTGCTGGCGGGCGTGCTGATCGGGCCGAGCGGGCTGGGCGTCGTGACCGACCCGGAGCTGATCGATGCGGCGGCCGAGGTCGGCGTCTTGCTCCTCCTGTTCACGATCGGGATCGAGTTCTCGCTCGACAAGCTCCAGAAGATCCAGCGGCTCATCTTCGTCGGCGGCGGGCTCCAGGTCGGGCTGACGACCCTGCTCGTGGCCGGGCTGTGCCTCGCGTTCGGCGTCGGCTGGCGACCGGCGATCTTCACGGGCTTCCTCGTCGCCCTGAGTTCGACGGCCATCGTGACGAAGCTGCTCGGCGACCGGGGCGAGACGAACACCGAGGTGGGCCAGGGCGCGGTCGGGCTGCTGATCTTCCAGGACCTCGCCGTGATCCTGATGGTCCTCCTCGTGCCCGCGCTCGGCGGCGAGGGCGTGACGGGCCTCGACCTCGGGATCGCGCTGGGCACGGCCGCGGCGATCATCGTGTTCGTCCTCGTCGTCGCCCGGCGGATCCTGCCGCCGCTGTTGGAGCACGTCGCGCGGAGGTGCTCGCCGGAGCTCTTCCTGCTGACCGTCATCGCGATCTGCTTCGGGACGGCCTACGCGGTCGGGCTGGCGGGCGTGTCGATCTCGCTGGGCGCGTTCCTGGCGGGCCTCGTCGTGAGCCAGAGCCGGTTCTCGGAGCACGCGCTGTCGGAGATCCTCCCGCTCCAGATCCTGTTCTCGGCGACGTTCTTCGTGTCGGTCGGCCTCCTCCTCGACCTCGGCTTCCTGGTGAACAACCTCGGCCTCGTGCTCGGCGCGCTCGCGGTCGTCGCGCTCGTGAAGCTGGCGACGACGTTCGTGGCGGTCCGCGCGGTCGGAAGGGCGGCGCCAGCGGCGGCGGCGACGGCGCTGTGGCTGGCGCAGGTCGGCGAGTTCTCGTTCGTGTTGGAGCGGTCGGGCCGCGAGGTTGGCCTCGCGCCGCTCGGGTCGGACGCCATCGGCGGCCCGCTCTTCATCGCGGCGACCGTCATCTCGATGGCGCTCACGCCGGTCGCCGCGCCCTACGCCGGGCGGATGGCGGCCGGGCTCCGGCGGATGACCTCCGACGCCACGCCCGAGCCGACCGAGGCGGAGGCGGTCGAGGCGGCCGGCCATTTTTCGGACCTCGAGAACCACACGATCGTGGCCGGCTACGGCGACGCCGCGCGGAAGCTGGTCCACGTCCTCGAGGGCTCGGGCGTCCCGTTCGCCGTCGTCACGCTTTCGCCGGAGGGCGCTCGGGAGGCGGAGGAATCGGGGCTCCGCGTCCTCCGCGGCGACTACGCCAAGCGCCACATCCTCGAGGCCGTCGGGCTCCAGCGCGCGAAGATGCTCGTCGTCCCGGACGACAACCCGGCCATGACGCACCGCGTGGTGTCCGTCGCCCGGGCCCTCAGCCCGACGACCCGGATCGTCGCATCGGTCCCGTCGCTGCACGACGCCGAGGAGTTGGTCGAAGCCGGCGCAGATCGGGCCATCGCGACCGAGTTCGAGGCCGTCGTCGGCCTGTTCGACGACGTCCTCCGGCGCTACCAGGTGGCGCCGGCCGAGATCCTCCGCCACGAGGAGACGCTCCGCCGGGGGAGCTACGAGGCGTTCGACGCCGACGTCATGGACACGCCGGCCGTCCGCTGCGAGCTCGCCGCCGACTGTTTCTCCACGCGCACCGTCACGATCCGCACCGGCGCCCGCGCCGCCGGTCAGTCCCTCGCCGCCCTCCAGCTCGACGAGCGGCTCCTCCACGTCACCCAGGTCTCGCGCGACGGCGACGTGACGCGCGAGCCGGGCGGCGGCTTCGTCCTCCGGGCCGGCGACGAGGTCCTCTTCGGCGGCACGCCGCAGGCGCTCATCGACGCCGGGGACCTCTTCCGCGTCACCGACGGTCGGACGCCCGCCCTCCCCGCCCCGCCGCCCATGCCCACGCAGCGCGCCGACTGGATCGACACCTCGGCCCCGGTCCACCTCGACCCCGACCCCGACGCCGGGTGCACCCACCTCGACCACGTCCACGACGTGACGCCCGGGACCCAGGGGTGCGAGGAGTGCCTGGAGCGCGGCGACCGGTGGGTCCACCTCCGCGTGTGCCTCGAATGCGGCCACGTCGGCTGCTGCGACTCATCGCCCAACAAGCACGCGACGAAGCACTACCACCGGACGGGCCACCCCGTCGTGCGGAGCATCGAGCCGGGCGAGACGTGGGGCTGGTGCTACGAAGACGAGGTGATGCTGTAGGGCGCGCTCCTCTCGTGGGGACCCGCTCCCTCCGCCTCGGCGCCGAGGCGGACGGCCTCCCGCCCTCTCTACGCGTCGGCCAGCGGGAGCACGGCGGTCACGGTCGTCCCTTGGTGGGGCACCGAGTCGACCTCGAGTTGGCCGCCGGCCAGGCCGAGGCGGTGGCGGAGCTCGCTCAGGCCCAGGCCGGTCGCGTCCGCGGAGTCGTGGTCGTCGAACCCCTCGCCCTCGTCGCGGACCGAGAGGTGGCAGCCCTCCGCGTCGCACCACGCCCGGACCCACGCCTCCCCGGTCCCGGCGTGCTTGACGACGTTGAACAGGAGCTCGCGGGCGACGCGCGTAAGCAGCGACCGGACTCCGTGCGACGGCATCGTCCCGGCCGACGTCACGTCGAGGTGGACGGTCAGGCCGTAGCGCTGGCGGGCGTAGTCCGCGACCCAGCCGAGCGCGGCGCCGACGCCGTCGTCGAAGAGCGACGGCGGGTGGAGCTCGGTGGCGAGCAGGCGCGTCTGGTTGATGGCCTCGTCGACGTAGCCCTCGACGCGGTCGCCGAGGCCGTCGGCCCCGCCGGCCGCCCGCGACAGGAGGTCGACGTGGATCTTGAGGCCGTAGAGCGTCTGCTGGACGTCGTCGTGGAGCAGCTGGGCGACCCGCTCGCGCTCTCGGAGCTCGGCCTCGGAGAGCGACCGGGCGAGAGACTCGACCTGATGGGCGCGGTCCCGGAGCGCGGCCGTCTGCTCGTCCACGCGGTCTTGGAGCTCGGCGTTGAACCGCTGGACGCGGTCGAGGAGGTCGCGCACGCGGAGCTGCTGGCGGCGGGCCTCGACGGCGAGCCGGACGACCGACCGGAACGCGACCGGCTGGATCGGCCGCTCGAGCACGGTCACATGCCGGCGCCCGCCCAGCAGGCCGGTCAGCCCGAGGTAGTCGCCGGCGCTCCACCCCGCGTCGACGAACAGGACGAACGGGAGCTCGGACCAGTCGGGCTCGCCGGCCAGGGCCTCGGCGAGCACCTCGATGCCGGGCAGCGAGAGCGCCTCGCCCGTCAGCACGACGGCGCCCGCGTCGGGCCGGCCGACGGACGTGCAGAGGCCGGGCGCGTCGGGCAGCGACACGACCTCGAGGTCGTCGTCGGTCAGCACGCGCCCCACGAGCTCCGCGTCGCGGCCGACCGGGGTAAGGACGAGGGCCGCCAGCCGCTGGGCCGGCGTCGTGCCGTTGCTAAGTGATGCGAGGGGCCCCATTAACCGTCAAGAACGCCGGGCCCAAGTGGGAGATGCGCTCGGGCACCCTGAACCCCGAGTGAGGGAATCCCCCGCTAGAGAGACGTCCCGTCCACGAAGGCCGCGAGGCCGGTCAGGACGCCCTGGTAGTCGGTGATCGCGTCGCCGACGGCCATCCCGTCGTCGCTCATCACGAACTGGCGGACGCGCCGGTCGTGCCCGCCGCGCCGCCGCTTGACCACGGCGATGGCCTTGCGGATCTCGCCGCGAGCCTCGTAGTGCTGGAGCAGGAGGACCGTGTCGGCGACGTAGCTGATGTCGATCTGGGGCGCCGTCGCGTCACCGAGAAGCCCGTGCTCGGGGACCGTCAGGAGCGTGACGACGCCTCGCCCGCCGAGGTAGGCCAGGAGGTCGTGGAGCTGGCTCGCTGCGCGGTCGGCGCCGGGGCAGGCGTGCGTGAAGCCCGTCAGGCTGTCGATGACGACGAGCCGGACGCCCGCCTCGACGTCACGGTGGACGCGGTCGATGAACCGGCCGGTGGTCATGATCGAGGCGCTGAGCTCCTGGACCTGGAGCACGTCCCCCATCGACCGGAGGTCGTACCCCAGGCCCTCCATCCGGTCGAGGAGCGTCCGCTTCCGCTCGTCGAAGGTGTAGATCGCCGCCGGCGCCCCGCCCTCGGCGGCGGCCACGGCGTAGGAGGCCGCCAGCGACGACTTGCCGGTCCCCGAGACGCCGACGACGACGCACGACGCGCCGGGGTCGAGCCCCCCGTCCAGCATCGCGTCGAGGCCGTCGATCCGGCTCGACCGCGAGGCCCCCACCTCGCCCGCCTCGGCCCGTTCGTCGGCGCCCTCGTCCTTCAGCCGCATCGTGAGGCTCGGGTACACCTCGAGCCCGCCGTGCAGGATCCGGAAGTCGTGGTACCCCGTCGGGTGGTCGACGCCGCGGATCTTGGGGATCTGGAGCCGGCGGTAGACCTGCCCGTACTGGGGCGCGTCGCGCTCGAGCCGGACGACGCCGTGCATGATCGAGTACACCGCGCTGTCGCCGTCGCTGGCGCTGTAGTCGTCGAGGAGGAGCGTGGTCACGTCACGCTGGCCGAGCGCGTGCTTGAGCGCGAGGAACCGGCGGCGGCTCCGGAGCCCGTCGCCCGACAGCAGGCGGAGCTCGGCGGCCGAGTCGAGGACGAGCCGGGCCGGCCGGACCGACCCGACGGCGCCCAGGACGGTGTCCATCAGGTCCACGAGGTCGACGTCGCCGGCGGGGAAGAGCGTGTGGTCGGAGGCGTGGAGGTCGAGCCCGCCGGACTCCACGTCGAGCACGTCGACGCCCTCGAGGTCCCACCCGTGCGAGTCGGCGATGGCGAGGAGCTCGTCGCGACGCTGCGACAGCGTGACGTACAGGACGCGCTCGCCCGCCTCGACGGCGGCGCGGCAGAAGTGGAGCGCGAACGTGGTCTTGCCGGTCCCGGGTCGACCTTCGAGGAGGTACATCCGCCCGGCAGGAAAGCCACCGCCGAGCAGCACGTCGAACCCCGGAACGCCGGACGAAACACGAGAGGACACGGTCGGGGTCACGGGCCAGGGTGAACGGGATCGGCCCGGGAGTATACCAGGCGCACACATATCGGCGCACGCCCGGTTCCCTTTCCGTCTCGCCGTTAGCCTTCGCGCATCAGCTTCCACGCGCACGGAACGCCCCGTACACGGCCTCGCGGACCCCGTGGTGGAGCCCGACGCCGTCGAACGGCATGAGCTGGACGAAGAGGACCGCCGTGAGCTCGTTCACCGGGTCCACCCAGAACAGCGTGCTCGCCGCGCCGTCCCAGAAGAACTCGCCGACCGTCCCCGGATTCTCGTCGGCGGAGGCCGGGGGCCGGACACGAACCGCAAAATCGATCCCGAACCCGACCTGTCCCTTGCTGGGCAGCCACATGCGCTGGGTCACGGCGTCGTCCAGGTGGCTCGTCGCCATAAGACGGACGGTCTCGGGCTGGAGGATCCGGACGCCGTCGAGCACGCCGCCGTTCAGCAGCATCTGCGCGAAGCGCGAGTAGTCGTCGAGGGTCGACGTGAGCCCCCAGCCGCCGGGCGTCAACGGCCACGCCTGTGTGTTGAACACGTCGATGCCGTCGATGGGCGAGAGCGCGCCGTCGTCGCCGCGGCGATAGACGGCGGCCATCCGGTCCCGGTCGGCCTCGGGGACGACGTAGCGGGTCTCGCTCATCCCGAGCGGGGCCAGCACGTGCTCGCGGACGTACTCGGCGTACGGCTGCCCGGAGATCCGCTCGACCAGAAACGCCTGGAGGTCGACCGACGGCCCGTAAGCCCACTGCTCGCCGGGGTGGAACCCGAGCGGGACGCTCGCGAACTGGCGGGCCATGGTCTCGAGCGTGTTCTCGCGGTTCATCGGGTCGGCCTCGCGGAGCATCGCCGCCAGGGCCTCGTGCCCGCCGTCGGCGCCGATGCCAGCCGTGTGCCGCGTGAGGTCGCGGATGGTGACCGGCCGGCGCGGCGCCTCGAGGATCGGCTGGCCGTCGGCGTCCACGCCCGCGTAGACCACGACGTCGGCGAACTCCGGGGCGTAGTCGGCGAGCGGGTCGTCGAGGTCGAAGGCGCCGGCCTCCCACAGCGTCATCAGCGCGACGCCGGTGACGGGCTTCGTCATCGAGTAGACCTGGACGATGGCGTTGCGGGTCATCGGCACGTCCGCCTCGCGGTCGGCGTGGCCGTAGGCGCCGACATAGGCCTCCTCTCCCCGCTCTAGGACGAGGGCCGAGACGCCCACCACGTCGCCCCGCTCGACGAACCCGGCCAGCGTGGCGTCGAGGCGGGCCACCGCGGCCTCGTCGACCACGCGCGGGAGGTCGGGCGCCCTGGGTTGCGCGCGGGCGGAGGCGACGAGGAGGAGCGCAGCGACGATCGCCGACGGGATGCGGAGCATGGGTGGTGGGGCTGTACCGTCCAGAATAGCGCCTCCAACCCGCTCCGCCGTGGCACCCGTGTGCACGTCGCTCGCGACTCAGGGCAGCTCCGCTCTCCCCCGCAGGTCCCGCCACGACGGGTTCGCGGCGTTGACGAGCGCCACCTTCTTGCTCCGCCGCCAGCCCTTCAGCTGCTTCTCCCGCGCGATGCCATCGCGCGCCTCCGGGTACGACTCGACGTAGATGAGCCGGTCGAGCGCATAGCGCCCCGTGAACCGCTCGTCCCCGCTGGCCACGTGCTCCGCCAGCCGCCGCTCCAGATTGTTCGTCACTCCAACGTACAGCGTCCCCGAGCGGTTGGTGAGCATGTAGACCCAGTACGTGCGCGCCGCTCCCATACCGCACGATAGCGTGCCGCCATCATCCAGCACCCTCCCCTCCCCGTGTCATCCTGAGCGAGCGGAGCGAGTCGAAGGATCTTTTGGTGCGATGAGGTCTCTCGCTGACACAGAGAGGGCGGTCCGTGCGTGGTGCTCGCCAGAGATCCTTCGACTCCGGGCTGCGTC
This sequence is a window from Rubrivirga marina. Protein-coding genes within it:
- a CDS encoding sensor histidine kinase, whose protein sequence is MGPLASLSNGTTPAQRLAALVLTPVGRDAELVGRVLTDDDLEVVSLPDAPGLCTSVGRPDAGAVVLTGEALSLPGIEVLAEALAGEPDWSELPFVLFVDAGWSAGDYLGLTGLLGGRRHVTVLERPIQPVAFRSVVRLAVEARRQQLRVRDLLDRVQRFNAELQDRVDEQTAALRDRAHQVESLARSLSEAELRERERVAQLLHDDVQQTLYGLKIHVDLLSRAAGGADGLGDRVEGYVDEAINQTRLLATELHPPSLFDDGVGAALGWVADYARQRYGLTVHLDVTSAGTMPSHGVRSLLTRVARELLFNVVKHAGTGEAWVRAWCDAEGCHLSVRDEGEGFDDHDSADATGLGLSELRHRLGLAGGQLEVDSVPHQGTTVTAVLPLADA
- a CDS encoding ATPase domain-containing protein, coding for MSSRVSSGVPGFDVLLGGGFPAGRMYLLEGRPGTGKTTFALHFCRAAVEAGERVLYVTLSQRRDELLAIADSHGWDLEGVDVLDVESGGLDLHASDHTLFPAGDVDLVDLMDTVLGAVGSVRPARLVLDSAAELRLLSGDGLRSRRRFLALKHALGQRDVTTLLLDDYSASDGDSAVYSIMHGVVRLERDAPQYGQVYRRLQIPKIRGVDHPTGYHDFRILHGGLEVYPSLTMRLKDEGADERAEAGEVGASRSSRIDGLDAMLDGGLDPGASCVVVGVSGTGKSSLAASYAVAAAEGGAPAAIYTFDERKRTLLDRMEGLGYDLRSMGDVLQVQELSASIMTTGRFIDRVHRDVEAGVRLVVIDSLTGFTHACPGADRAASQLHDLLAYLGGRGVVTLLTVPEHGLLGDATAPQIDISYVADTVLLLQHYEARGEIRKAIAVVKRRRGGHDRRVRQFVMSDDGMAVGDAITDYQGVLTGLAAFVDGTSL
- a CDS encoding serine hydrolase domain-containing protein, which codes for MLRIPSAIVAALLLVASARAQPRAPDLPRVVDEAAVARLDATLAGFVERGDVVGVSALVLERGEEAYVGAYGHADREADVPMTRNAIVQVYSMTKPVTGVALMTLWEAGAFDLDDPLADYAPEFADVVVYAGVDADGQPILEAPRRPVTIRDLTRHTAGIGADGGHEALAAMLREADPMNRENTLETMARQFASVPLGFHPGEQWAYGPSVDLQAFLVERISGQPYAEYVREHVLAPLGMSETRYVVPEADRDRMAAVYRRGDDGALSPIDGIDVFNTQAWPLTPGGWGLTSTLDDYSRFAQMLLNGGVLDGVRILQPETVRLMATSHLDDAVTQRMWLPSKGQVGFGIDFAVRVRPPASADENPGTVGEFFWDGAASTLFWVDPVNELTAVLFVQLMPFDGVGLHHGVREAVYGAFRARGS
- a CDS encoding GIY-YIG nuclease family protein, whose translation is MLTNRSGTLYVGVTNNLERRLAEHVASGDERFTGRYALDRLIYVESYPEARDGIAREKQLKGWRRSKKVALVNAANPSWRDLRGRAELP